A region from the Clostridium beijerinckii genome encodes:
- a CDS encoding RNA-binding transcriptional accessory protein, translating into MNSIEERIAKELEIRLGQVQSVIELLDDGNTVPFISRYRKEVTGGLSDEVLRKLSERLTYLRNLEERKAAVTRIIQEQEKFTEEIGKALEKATTLTEVEDIYRPYKAKKRTKATMAVEKGLKPLAELILEGKFNGDLNEEATKYISEEKGVTSSEEAISGALDIVAESISDEAKYRKYIRDFVMREGNIESKGESKESTPYEMYYEYSEAVNKIPPHRILAINRGEKEKVLSVKITVNEDKIIQYLENQVLKKNSILDEKLKLAIKDSLKRLIYPSIEREIRSELTDIGEEGAINIFKENLKALLLQAPIKGKVVMGYDPGFRTGCKIAILDATGKFLENTAVYPTVPKRDIEGTKKTLKALIAKHNVDVISLGNGTASRESEEVIAEMITEIKNETGRELAYVIVSEAGASVYSASELATKEYPDLDVTVRGAISIGRRLQDPLAELVKIDPKAIGVGQYQHDVAPKKLEESLAGVVEDSVNTVGVDLNIATPSLLTHISGINAAIAKNIVDYREEVGHFTSRKELLKVKRLGQKAYEQCAGFLRVDDSKDPLDNTSVHPESYSVAKKLIELLGYKKQDLKDNKLGDIDERAESQGLKNLSETLEVGELTLKDIIKELKKPGRDPREEMPKPILKTGIVELKDLMPGMVLTGTVRNVSDFGAFVDIGVHQDGLVHKSQMANRFVKHPLDIVKVGDIVKVAIIEVDEKRKRISLTMKDINESAEV; encoded by the coding sequence ATGAATTCAATTGAAGAAAGAATCGCAAAAGAGTTAGAAATAAGATTAGGTCAAGTTCAAAGTGTTATTGAACTCTTAGATGATGGAAATACAGTTCCCTTTATTTCAAGATATAGAAAAGAAGTTACAGGTGGACTTTCAGATGAAGTTTTAAGAAAATTATCTGAAAGATTGACTTATTTAAGGAATTTAGAAGAAAGAAAAGCAGCTGTTACAAGAATAATACAAGAACAAGAGAAGTTTACAGAGGAAATTGGAAAGGCTTTAGAAAAAGCAACAACTTTAACTGAAGTTGAAGATATATATAGACCTTATAAAGCTAAAAAAAGAACAAAAGCAACAATGGCTGTTGAAAAAGGATTAAAACCTCTTGCAGAATTGATTTTAGAAGGTAAATTTAACGGTGATTTAAATGAAGAAGCAACTAAATATATAAGTGAAGAAAAAGGTGTAACAAGTAGTGAAGAAGCTATTTCTGGAGCTTTAGACATAGTTGCAGAAAGTATATCAGATGAAGCAAAATATAGAAAATATATAAGAGACTTTGTTATGAGAGAAGGAAACATAGAAAGCAAAGGAGAATCTAAAGAATCAACACCATACGAAATGTATTATGAATATTCAGAAGCAGTAAACAAAATACCACCTCATAGAATACTAGCTATTAATAGAGGGGAAAAAGAAAAAGTATTAAGCGTTAAAATTACTGTAAATGAAGATAAGATTATACAATACTTAGAAAATCAAGTATTAAAGAAAAATTCAATTTTAGATGAGAAACTAAAACTTGCAATAAAGGATTCATTAAAGAGATTAATTTATCCATCAATTGAAAGAGAAATTAGAAGTGAATTAACTGATATTGGTGAAGAAGGTGCTATTAACATCTTTAAAGAAAATCTAAAAGCATTACTTTTGCAAGCTCCAATCAAGGGAAAAGTAGTAATGGGGTATGACCCTGGATTTAGAACAGGTTGTAAGATTGCAATATTAGATGCAACAGGAAAGTTCTTAGAAAATACAGCGGTATATCCAACAGTACCTAAAAGAGATATTGAAGGAACAAAGAAAACTTTAAAAGCACTTATTGCTAAACATAATGTTGATGTTATTTCCCTTGGAAATGGAACTGCATCTAGAGAATCAGAAGAAGTAATTGCTGAAATGATTACTGAAATAAAAAATGAAACTGGAAGAGAATTAGCTTATGTGATTGTATCAGAAGCAGGAGCATCAGTTTATTCAGCATCTGAACTTGCAACTAAAGAATATCCAGATTTAGATGTTACAGTAAGAGGTGCTATTTCAATAGGTAGAAGATTACAAGATCCACTTGCTGAATTAGTTAAAATAGATCCAAAGGCAATTGGGGTTGGACAATACCAACATGATGTAGCTCCTAAAAAGCTAGAAGAATCTTTAGCAGGAGTCGTAGAAGATTCAGTTAATACTGTTGGAGTTGATTTAAATATAGCAACACCATCACTTTTAACACATATTTCGGGAATAAATGCAGCAATTGCTAAGAATATTGTTGATTATAGAGAAGAGGTTGGTCACTTTACTTCAAGAAAAGAATTACTTAAAGTAAAGAGATTAGGACAAAAGGCATATGAACAATGTGCAGGGTTCTTAAGAGTAGATGATAGTAAAGATCCTTTAGATAATACATCAGTGCATCCTGAATCTTATAGCGTAGCTAAAAAGTTAATTGAACTGTTAGGATATAAGAAGCAAGATCTTAAAGATAACAAACTAGGAGACATTGATGAAAGAGCAGAATCACAAGGATTAAAGAATTTAAGTGAAACTCTAGAAGTTGGAGAACTTACTTTAAAAGATATAATCAAAGAACTAAAAAAACCAGGCAGAGATCCTAGAGAAGAAATGCCAAAGCCAATACTTAAGACAGGAATAGTTGAACTTAAAGACTTAATGCCAGGAATGGTTTTAACTGGAACAGTTAGAAACGTATCAGACTTCGGTGCTTTTGTAGATATTGGAGTTCATCAAGATGGATTAGTACACAAAAGTCAAATGGCAAATAGATTTGTAAAGCATCCTTTAGATATTGTTAAAGTTGGAGACATCGTAAAAGTAGCCATAATAGAAGTTGATGAAAAGAGAAAAAGAATTTCTTTAACTATGAAGGATATTAATGAATCAGCAGAAGTATAA
- a CDS encoding gfo/Idh/MocA family oxidoreductase: MIKWGIIGLGNIAMRFAKSLSYTNEGKLYAIASKTKDKRDSFYEQYNCDKVYEDYHELLNDEEIDAVYIALPHGLHKYWSTEAIRHKKAVLCEKPVGLNADEMKEIKDEVLLNNTFFMEAMKTRFIPLIHTIKDIIRNKEIGEIISIEANFCNHVTNIKQGSYLLDKTQGGALLDVGVYPLSFVMDMIDSQVKQVKSHMEINETGVDSYFKAILTFENGVIGTIEGAIDRNKERTAIIKGTKGYMEIPIYNRPDKVFVNLNNGESYKIEKELEFDDMYAEINEVHNCLKKLKLESEHLSLNESIRVMNVLDQIRKTATLN, translated from the coding sequence ATGATTAAATGGGGAATTATCGGACTTGGAAATATAGCTATGCGTTTTGCAAAAAGTTTATCTTATACAAATGAAGGAAAATTATATGCAATTGCTTCTAAAACAAAAGATAAACGGGATTCTTTTTATGAACAATATAATTGCGATAAAGTTTATGAAGATTATCATGAATTATTAAACGATGAGGAAATAGATGCTGTTTATATTGCATTGCCTCATGGGTTACATAAGTATTGGTCAACTGAAGCAATAAGGCACAAGAAGGCTGTTTTATGTGAAAAACCTGTAGGTTTAAATGCAGACGAAATGAAAGAAATAAAAGATGAGGTTTTATTAAACAATACTTTCTTTATGGAAGCGATGAAAACGAGATTTATTCCACTAATTCATACCATCAAAGATATAATAAGAAATAAGGAGATTGGAGAAATTATATCTATTGAAGCTAATTTTTGTAATCATGTAACAAATATTAAGCAGGGATCTTATTTATTGGATAAAACACAAGGCGGAGCTTTACTAGATGTTGGAGTTTATCCATTATCATTTGTTATGGATATGATTGACTCACAAGTTAAGCAAGTGAAATCACATATGGAAATAAATGAAACAGGAGTAGATTCATATTTTAAAGCAATATTAACCTTTGAAAATGGAGTAATAGGAACAATTGAAGGCGCCATTGATAGAAATAAGGAAAGAACTGCTATTATTAAAGGAACAAAGGGTTATATGGAAATTCCAATATATAATAGGCCAGATAAGGTTTTTGTCAATTTAAATAATGGGGAATCTTATAAAATAGAAAAAGAATTAGAATTTGATGATATGTATGCGGAAATTAATGAAGTACATAATTGTTTGAAAAAATTAAAACTCGAAAGTGAGCATTTATCTTTAAATGAGTCAATTCGTGTAATGAATGTATTAGATCAAATTAGAAAAACTGCAACATTAAATTAA